The following coding sequences lie in one Leucoraja erinacea ecotype New England chromosome 20, Leri_hhj_1, whole genome shotgun sequence genomic window:
- the LOC129707110 gene encoding carbohydrate sulfotransferase 12-like produces MNKSRIFQFCGIMACVFMILLIIFYWDDVGTAHFYLHTSFIRIQATHPTMTNQNQDLSNSKKTAGERITNSGATIIQDNLELMYLENTKGYKGEESSPKMEQAFDDIFQPNFDEKVFELEINSAKTSNELEQIQSERRQNIEDACSDSSIMFSGKNRKFEDIPSRELDHLIVDDRHGIIYCYVPKVACTNWKRIMILLSESLLKQGIPYRDPLEIPRDLVHNSTSHSTFSKFWRRYGKFSKQLMKIRLKKYTKFLFVRDPFVRLISAFRSLSLQFKNDPICKTELYFCDSAAIKNHSVQKSRVRQDIGCVTPEFED; encoded by the coding sequence ATGAATAAATCTCGGATCTTCCAGTTCTGTGGCATTATGGCCTGTGTATTTATGATTCTGTTGATCATATTTTATTGGGATGATGTTGGAACAGCTCATTTCTATTTGCACACATCTTTCATAAGAATCCAGGCCACACATCCTACCATGACAAACCAAAACCAAGACCTGTCAAATTCCAAAAAGACAGCGGGGGAGAGAATAACCAATTCCGGGGCTACTATTATTCAGGATAATCTGGAATTAATGTATTTGGaaaacacaaaaggatacaaaggagaAGAAAGTTCCCCCAAAATGGAACAAGCCTTCGATGATATATTTCAGCCTAATTTTGATGAAAAGGTCTTTGAGCTGGAAATCAATTCTGCGAAAACCAGCAATGAATTAGAACAAATACAGAGTGAGAGGAGGCAGAATATTGAAGATGCTTGTAGCGACTCCAGTATCATGTTCTCAGGAAAAAATAGGAAATTTGAAGATATTCCATCTAGAGAACTGGACCATCTAATTGTGGACGATCGACATGGGATTATTTACTGTTATGTACCAAAAGTAGCCTGTACTAATTGGAAAAGAATCATGATTCTATTAAGTGAAAGTCTTTTAAAGCAAGGCATTCCGTATCGCGATCCATTGGAAATCCCCAGGGACCTTGTGCACAACTCCACCAGCCATTCCACCTTTAGTAAGTTCTGGAGACGCTATGGGAAATTCTCAAAACAGCTAATGAAGATCAGACTGAAAAAGTACACCAAGTTTCTCTTTGTGCGTGATCCGTTTGTAAGACTGATTTCTGCATTCCGCAGCCTAAGTTTGCAGTTCAAAAATGATCCGATTTGCAAGACTGAACTGTATTTCTGCGATTCCGCAGCAATCAAGAATCATTCAGTTCAAAAGAGCAGAGTGAGGCAGGATATAGGCTGTGTCACCCCTGAATTTGAAGATTAG